Below is a genomic region from Elusimicrobiota bacterium.
ACCCTGTGTCCCGGCTGGGCAGGAGGGCGGACTCGATCGGATGAGCGGCGTCCTCGGAGGTGATTTCCACCTCGGCGAGGTCCTCGATATTCAGCCAGTCCTGGCTGGGCGGTGTGGTGGCTTTCTGGACTTGGGCGATGATCCGCTTGCGCATGGGTATGCCTCCTGTCGCGTGATACGCGGTCCGCGGCCGCTCAGACGCGCGGCCTGCTGGCTACGATTACGATCCGTGGTGACGAGCTTCGCTGGTATGGCCTCCCCATCATATCGCCAAACGTCCGAGCGATCCGAAATCCGGCGGCCCTGATCATATTTTCCAGCCGACGTCTGGTGAATATCCGGTCGAACGACACCATCTGTCTATGGCAGCTTTTCTTGACCAGCGTCCAGTGCCTTATCAACCTATCGCGACTCTTGTCCCATGTCGGCCGTTCCAACAGATAAGTCCCATCGCCCAAACGAGACCATGAGTTCATCGCCATGCCGTTGGCTTCGGCGATCTCGAATAACCGTCTTAGACGGCCGCCGTTTACGACGTCGATCATGAATCGCCCGCCAGGCCGAAGCGCGTTGAAGATGTTTTTCAACACCCGTGCGTCGTCGGACACTCTTGCGAAGTAACCAAAGCTGGTGAACAAGCTCAGCGCGGCGTCGAATTCCCGGTCGAAACCCATTCGCCGCATGTCCTGCTTCAGGAATCT
It encodes:
- a CDS encoding methyltransferase domain-containing protein — its product is MPKRISATNWWRNAFERGVYPLAGLVASPQWKSRTEQEVSFVLHSLPIRARGDVLDVGCGVGRHVIPLAKKGLMVTGVDVSPIYLREARTAARRQGVKARFLKQDMRRMGFDREFDAALSLFTSFGYFARVSDDARVLKNIFNALRPGGRFMIDVVNGGRLRRLFEIAEANGMAMNSWSRLGDGTYLLERPTWDKSRDRLIRHWTLVKKSCHRQMVSFDRIFTRRRLENMIRAAGFRIARTFGDMMGRPYQRSSSPRIVIVASRPRV